Proteins found in one Capillibacterium thermochitinicola genomic segment:
- the fliG gene encoding flagellar motor switch protein FliG — MSTQLTGRQKCAVVLISLGSELSSRVLKHFREDEIEDLTLEIAGLRRIEPEVKNEVLNEFYELCLAQNYISVGGIDYAKEMLEKALGPTRAQDILNKLTSSLQVRPFDFARKTDPSQLANFIQNEHPQTIALVLSYLNPEQAGMILSSLAPADQVEVAKRIATMDRATPEVLKEVEHVLEKRLSSFVMQDFTLAGGIDAAVAILNRVDRGTEKTIMEALEEDNPELAEEIKKRMFVFEDIVTLDDRSIQRVLKDVDMRDLALALKTASQEVTNRIFKNISSRAREMIKEDMSLMGPVRLRDVEEAQQKIVNCIRQLDESGEIVIARGGEDEIIV, encoded by the coding sequence TTGAGTACGCAGTTAACTGGTCGGCAAAAATGCGCTGTGGTCTTAATTTCGCTCGGCTCCGAGTTGTCTTCCCGTGTCCTGAAGCATTTTCGGGAGGATGAGATCGAGGATTTGACGTTGGAGATTGCCGGGCTCCGCCGGATTGAGCCGGAAGTTAAGAACGAGGTTTTGAACGAGTTTTACGAACTTTGTTTGGCGCAAAACTACATTTCCGTTGGCGGGATTGATTACGCCAAGGAAATGCTGGAGAAAGCCTTAGGACCGACCAGAGCCCAAGATATTTTGAATAAACTGACCTCCTCCCTGCAGGTGCGTCCCTTTGATTTTGCCCGGAAAACCGATCCCAGCCAGCTGGCGAACTTTATTCAGAACGAGCACCCCCAGACCATTGCTTTGGTGCTTTCCTACTTGAATCCGGAACAGGCGGGGATGATCCTGTCGTCTCTTGCTCCGGCTGATCAGGTTGAAGTGGCGAAGAGAATTGCGACAATGGACCGGGCTACTCCGGAGGTGCTCAAAGAAGTCGAACACGTCCTTGAAAAGCGTTTGTCCTCTTTTGTGATGCAAGACTTCACACTGGCTGGTGGAATTGATGCGGCGGTTGCCATCTTGAACCGGGTGGACCGGGGGACGGAAAAAACAATCATGGAAGCGCTGGAGGAAGACAATCCGGAGCTGGCCGAAGAGATTAAGAAACGGATGTTTGTCTTTGAAGACATTGTCACGCTGGATGACCGTTCCATTCAACGTGTGCTTAAAGATGTTGACATGCGCGACTTGGCGTTGGCCCTGAAGACGGCCAGTCAAGAGGTGACCAACCGGATCTTTAAGAACATTTCATCCCGGGCCCGCGAGATGATTAAAGAAGACATGAGTCTGATGGGACCGGTCCGTCTCCGTGACGTGGAAGAAGCGCAACAGAAGATCGTCAACTGCATCAGACAGCTTGATGAAAGTGGCGAGATTGTGATTGCCCGGGGCGGAGAGGATGAGATCATTGTTTAA
- the fliF gene encoding flagellar basal-body MS-ring/collar protein FliF encodes MGELIQQIRQIWESMDKRKRLIFAGGMLFLLLLLILVITLNKPEYELLYGNLQQTEQDEIIGRLREMGIPYRKEYNALYVANASEVRAELMKAGIPKGGIIGWEIFDRSSLGATTFLNTVNYQRALQDEIRRTLRQIEGVIDAAVIVTLPEPAPVFEDEKKEPTVSITLNLRQPNILSKSQVQAIVNFVAGCVAGMRPEQVTIIDNFANDLTAALRTNSALDGSLLEQQMAYKKRMEQEYKQRIESVLGRVYGLNNVAATVNVTLNFDYQEIRKEIYGDRGVPRSEQEIFETYTGTGIMPYGIPGTDSNITQYRLGGTEQESTYERSERIVNTEINKIEEHLLKQGPIIERISASVVIGHRLSVAEVAQIEETVAATVGALPARGDQITVFSREFFTQEPDAITTPKERQASLWPVLAVAGVGAALLGWYLVIRMQRRRRQEQQAIDLVVDDTAGEAAAAEELSPEDKKRREREEFILEMARTEPQNMVAILRTWMSED; translated from the coding sequence ATGGGTGAGTTAATTCAACAAATACGCCAAATATGGGAAAGCATGGACAAACGCAAGCGCCTTATCTTCGCCGGAGGCATGTTGTTCTTGCTTCTCCTGCTTATTTTGGTGATCACTTTAAACAAACCGGAGTATGAGTTGTTATACGGTAATTTGCAACAGACGGAACAGGATGAAATTATCGGGCGCCTCCGGGAGATGGGCATTCCCTACCGGAAGGAATACAACGCGTTGTATGTGGCCAATGCGTCAGAGGTGCGGGCGGAACTGATGAAGGCGGGGATCCCGAAGGGCGGGATCATCGGTTGGGAGATCTTTGACCGCAGCAGCCTCGGGGCGACCACTTTTCTGAATACCGTAAACTACCAACGGGCGTTACAAGACGAGATCCGGCGTACGTTGCGCCAAATCGAAGGTGTTATTGATGCGGCGGTGATCGTCACCTTGCCAGAGCCGGCTCCGGTCTTTGAAGATGAAAAGAAGGAGCCGACCGTTTCTATTACCCTCAATTTGCGGCAGCCCAATATCTTGAGTAAGAGCCAAGTCCAGGCGATCGTAAACTTTGTGGCGGGCTGTGTGGCCGGGATGCGGCCGGAACAGGTTACGATCATCGATAATTTTGCCAATGATTTAACCGCCGCGCTCCGCACAAACTCGGCTTTGGACGGCTCACTGCTCGAACAACAGATGGCGTACAAAAAGCGAATGGAGCAGGAGTACAAACAGCGGATCGAGTCGGTTTTGGGCCGGGTTTACGGCTTGAATAATGTGGCTGCCACCGTCAATGTTACGCTGAACTTTGATTATCAGGAAATTCGAAAAGAAATTTACGGCGACCGGGGTGTGCCCCGTAGTGAACAGGAGATCTTCGAAACCTATACCGGAACTGGAATCATGCCCTACGGAATTCCGGGGACCGATTCGAATATTACCCAATACCGCCTAGGTGGGACGGAACAGGAAAGTACATACGAGCGCAGTGAACGGATTGTCAATACGGAGATTAACAAAATTGAAGAACATCTTTTGAAACAAGGGCCAATCATCGAACGGATTTCGGCGAGCGTGGTGATCGGTCACCGTTTATCCGTGGCGGAAGTGGCCCAGATCGAGGAGACGGTTGCTGCCACGGTGGGGGCGCTGCCCGCCCGGGGTGACCAGATCACGGTTTTCAGCCGGGAATTCTTTACGCAAGAACCGGATGCGATTACAACGCCGAAAGAGCGGCAAGCTTCCCTCTGGCCGGTGTTGGCTGTTGCCGGTGTCGGCGCGGCGTTGCTAGGTTGGTATTTGGTGATCCGCATGCAGAGAAGAAGAAGACAGGAACAACAGGCCATCGATCTGGTGGTGGACGATACCGCCGGCGAAGCGGCCGCGGCAGAAGAATTGAGTCCGGAAGACAAGAAGCGGCGTGAACGCGAAGAATTTATTCTGGAAATGGCGCGTACCGAGCCACAGAACATGGTAGCGATCTTACGGACTTGGATGTCAGAGGATTAG
- the fliE gene encoding flagellar hook-basal body complex protein FliE has protein sequence MRIGENITLTLKPETSGGQKKAEGSGEFQELLKGFINEVNKLQLEAEEIDRKLAAGTLENIHEATIAAEKAALALELTVEIRNKVVEAYQEIMRMPI, from the coding sequence GTGAGAATTGGCGAAAACATTACATTAACGTTAAAACCGGAAACGAGCGGCGGTCAAAAGAAAGCCGAAGGAAGCGGCGAGTTTCAGGAGTTGCTGAAGGGATTTATTAATGAAGTAAACAAGCTTCAATTGGAAGCGGAAGAGATAGATCGGAAGTTGGCGGCGGGGACTTTGGAAAATATCCATGAGGCGACGATCGCTGCGGAAAAAGCAGCCCTTGCCCTTGAGCTTACGGTGGAGATTCGCAACAAAGTTGTCGAGGCGTATCAAGAGATTATGCGGATGCCTATTTAA
- the flgC gene encoding flagellar basal body rod protein FlgC: MRMFHAMDVNASALGAQRLRLDLIAANIANANTTRTPEGGPYRRKVPVFAENLQMAEGKVGLSGVRVVAIADDQAPFRSVYDPSHPDANADGYVLYPNVNIVNEMVNLIEAGRAYEANVTAFNLSKEVFKAALSIGRS; encoded by the coding sequence ATGAGAATGTTCCACGCGATGGATGTTAATGCTTCCGCATTAGGGGCGCAACGGTTACGTTTGGATTTAATTGCGGCCAACATCGCCAATGCCAATACCACCCGTACGCCGGAAGGGGGGCCCTACCGGCGGAAGGTACCGGTTTTTGCAGAGAACCTGCAGATGGCGGAAGGGAAGGTCGGCCTCAGTGGGGTCCGGGTTGTGGCCATTGCTGATGACCAAGCGCCATTCCGTTCCGTTTATGACCCATCCCATCCCGACGCCAATGCCGACGGTTACGTTTTATATCCGAACGTTAATATCGTCAACGAGATGGTTAACCTGATAGAAGCGGGACGGGCTTACGAAGCGAATGTAACCGCTTTTAACCTGTCGAAAGAGGTGTTTAAAGCCGCGCTTAGTATCGGGAGAAGCTAG
- the flgB gene encoding flagellar basal body rod protein FlgB: MVTNKTIEQLTSVLSWAAERQKILNHNIANADTPHYRRRDLDFAQVLAEKKNRIPLRRTHPRHLAGSTHQTQFTDTDWGVVRVDQNGVDIEVEMVTATQNAMYIQSLTQELNSQFRRLRMAIGGRS; encoded by the coding sequence TTGGTTACCAACAAAACGATCGAACAACTAACCTCCGTTTTGTCGTGGGCGGCGGAAAGGCAAAAGATCCTCAACCATAATATCGCCAACGCGGATACGCCCCATTACCGCAGGCGAGATCTGGACTTTGCCCAGGTTTTAGCGGAAAAGAAGAACCGCATTCCGTTGCGGCGGACTCACCCTCGACATTTGGCCGGCTCAACGCACCAAACCCAGTTTACCGATACGGACTGGGGTGTTGTCCGGGTGGACCAAAACGGGGTCGATATCGAAGTCGAGATGGTTACGGCGACGCAGAACGCCATGTATATTCAGAGTCTGACCCAGGAGTTGAACAGCCAGTTTCGCCGGTTGCGGATGGCGATCGGAGGGAGGAGTTAA
- a CDS encoding GTP-sensing pleiotropic transcriptional regulator CodY (CodY; DNA-binding protein that represses the expression of many genes that are induced as cells make the transition from rapid exponential growth to stationary phase (By similarity). It is a GTP-binding protein that senses the intracellular GTP concentration as an indicator of nutritional limitations. At low GTP concentration it no longer binds GTP and stop to act as a transcriptional repressor) produces MGKLEDIRRMRALVEKKEATEDLTTAARSLSEILQSNVYMVDNGGEIVAFHCSKGEDCTKQIAPVKLNPQFQQRLAFIFQPAIDLPLEVCLFSEENCHPQDVLMTVYPLQFEGERVGNLILTRREKFKEDELLLAETAALVAGVLLKARSAGQADADLQLKTNVKIALDSLSYSELEAMVNVFKELGGEEGFLVASKIADRIGITRSVIVNAMRKLESAGVVESRSLGMKGTYMKVNNPYFLEELNKRSKM; encoded by the coding sequence ATGGGAAAACTTGAAGACATTCGTCGGATGAGAGCACTAGTGGAGAAAAAAGAAGCAACCGAAGATTTGACGACAGCAGCGCGTAGTTTGAGTGAGATCCTCCAGAGCAATGTTTACATGGTGGATAATGGCGGGGAGATTGTTGCCTTCCACTGCAGTAAAGGGGAAGATTGTACCAAGCAGATCGCGCCGGTCAAGTTAAATCCCCAGTTTCAACAGAGGTTGGCCTTTATCTTCCAACCGGCTATCGACCTTCCTCTGGAAGTGTGCCTCTTCAGTGAGGAAAACTGTCATCCCCAGGATGTTCTGATGACGGTCTACCCGCTCCAGTTTGAGGGGGAACGGGTTGGAAACCTGATCTTGACCAGACGGGAAAAGTTTAAGGAGGATGAACTTTTATTGGCGGAGACGGCCGCACTGGTGGCCGGGGTTTTACTCAAAGCAAGGAGTGCGGGGCAAGCCGATGCGGATCTGCAGTTGAAGACCAATGTCAAGATCGCCCTTGATTCCCTCTCCTATTCGGAACTGGAGGCGATGGTCAACGTCTTTAAGGAGCTGGGCGGGGAAGAAGGTTTCCTGGTGGCCAGCAAGATTGCGGACCGGATTGGGATTACCCGTTCGGTGATCGTCAATGCCATGCGCAAACTGGAGAGTGCCGGGGTGGTTGAGTCCCGTTCCCTGGGGATGAAAGGGACCTACATGAAAGTGAACAATCCCTATTTCCTTGAAGAGTTGAACAAGCGCAGCAAAATGTAG